Proteins from a genomic interval of Paenibacillus sp. FSL H8-0048:
- a CDS encoding ROK family protein, translating to MRIANANLLKEINLNNVRQVMKRMETATKPQLAALTKLSVVTVNSLVKELSGLGELFEDLVVPSNGGRPAQTYRYNYDFSLALVMYVTEKAGKVLVSAAVINLKDDIMMKDEHIIPVFERDFFYTIIVQALSQYPSIKVIGLGIPGQAVNGEIKVSSLRELTGSRLIEEIETRFGLPVLVENDVNAAISGYCMKHSEGEEQYLLGLYFPNGYPPGMGIYLNGSILKGNQGMSGEVKFLPDMPEWSVEMTLDTFIAATCRILQTVNAVLAPDRIVIYQDRVEEEVWGAAWTAYQLQHPMPVYPEVVLQYTFQEDFEHGLRRLTLKELEPEPA from the coding sequence ATCCGAATAGCAAACGCCAATCTGTTGAAAGAAATTAACCTGAATAATGTGCGTCAGGTGATGAAGCGTATGGAGACGGCTACAAAACCCCAGCTAGCTGCACTGACCAAGCTAAGCGTAGTAACTGTGAACTCGTTAGTTAAGGAACTGTCCGGGTTAGGGGAGTTGTTTGAAGACTTGGTAGTGCCTTCCAACGGGGGCAGACCCGCACAGACCTATCGCTATAATTACGATTTTAGCCTCGCGCTGGTGATGTACGTGACAGAAAAAGCGGGAAAGGTCCTGGTTTCCGCCGCAGTAATCAATTTGAAGGACGATATTATGATGAAGGATGAGCATATCATCCCGGTTTTCGAAAGAGATTTTTTCTATACAATCATAGTACAGGCACTAAGCCAGTATCCTTCCATCAAGGTGATTGGCTTAGGTATTCCGGGACAAGCGGTAAATGGTGAAATTAAGGTCAGCAGTCTCCGGGAACTGACAGGCTCACGGTTAATTGAAGAGATAGAGACCCGGTTTGGGCTGCCTGTTCTGGTGGAGAATGATGTGAATGCAGCGATCAGCGGATATTGTATGAAGCATAGTGAAGGCGAAGAGCAATATTTACTGGGTCTCTACTTTCCGAACGGTTACCCGCCGGGTATGGGGATCTACTTGAACGGCAGTATTCTAAAAGGAAATCAGGGGATGTCAGGAGAGGTAAAGTTTCTTCCCGATATGCCAGAGTGGAGCGTGGAGATGACCCTGGATACATTCATAGCTGCAACCTGCAGGATATTGCAGACGGTGAATGCTGTTCTGGCCCCGGATAGAATTGTCATCTATCAGGACAGAGTGGAAGAGGAAGTCTGGGGAGCGGCCTGGACAGCCTATCAGCTTCAGCATCCCATGCCTGTTTATCCAGAGGTCGTCTTACAGTATACCTTCCAGGAAGATTTCGAGCACGGTCTGCGCAGGCTGACCCTGAAGGAGTTAGAGCCGGAACCCGCCTAG
- a CDS encoding response regulator transcription factor, translated as MSLVKVLLVDDHDMVRMGLKTYLMLDPMFEVIGEAANGHEALAMLRELGQESLPDLVLMDLMMPVMNGAETTRAVLAEFPGLKIVILTSFLEDDLVVDAIEAGAVSYVLKTVSAEELIYALQGAYRGMPVMTGDVSQALTRGIRQRTVQGDSSGLTEREKEVLLLIAEGKTNKDIGEELHISIKTVKTHVSNLLMKCELDDRTQLAIYAHRKGWAQG; from the coding sequence ATGAGTCTCGTAAAAGTACTGCTTGTAGATGATCACGATATGGTGAGGATGGGCCTCAAAACCTATCTGATGCTGGACCCGATGTTTGAAGTAATCGGAGAAGCAGCCAATGGTCATGAAGCGCTGGCGATGCTGCGCGAGCTGGGACAGGAGTCGCTGCCGGACTTGGTGCTGATGGACCTGATGATGCCGGTAATGAACGGGGCTGAGACCACCCGGGCGGTCCTGGCTGAATTCCCCGGGCTCAAGATTGTCATCCTTACCAGCTTCCTGGAGGATGATCTGGTGGTCGATGCGATTGAAGCCGGAGCTGTCAGCTACGTGCTTAAGACCGTCTCGGCAGAAGAGCTGATCTATGCGCTGCAAGGCGCGTATCGCGGCATGCCCGTGATGACGGGGGATGTGTCGCAGGCACTGACCCGCGGTATCCGCCAGCGCACGGTCCAGGGCGACTCCTCCGGCTTGACTGAACGGGAGAAGGAAGTGCTGCTGCTGATCGCCGAGGGCAAGACGAATAAGGATATCGGCGAGGAGCTGCATATCAGCATCAAGACTGTGAAGACCCATGTCAGCAACCTGCTGATGAAATGCGAGCTGGATGACCGCACCCAGCTGGCGATCTATGCCCACCGCAAGGGCTGGGCACAGGGATAG
- a CDS encoding sensor histidine kinase, whose protein sequence is MGMIFSNTKWMLLVYFLLSGGVTAGLMYAGTCLGYIQVVDTRMWIYLCMGIVLFTVIIGYIAGQRIQRRIDHLDLNMLQVAKGNMSVRMPESEDQSFARVYHEFNIMMDTVEKKMKRLQQLGEQEVIEKEKAAESAVLEERRRMARDLHDTVSQQLFAIHMSASSLPKVLERSAEHGRTVMDQLISMSQMAQKQMRALIAQLRPVELEGRNLFEALEKWFPDYCRQNGLKGVKELELQGELSEAIEHQLFLIIQESMANIVKHAGARVVSLSLREVPRQVVLSISDDGQGFEHVQHKQGSYGLTTMRERAEKLGGQVEIISRRGAGTTIRVHIPKFVQGRAESAADGTEADSEEA, encoded by the coding sequence ATGGGGATGATCTTCAGTAATACCAAGTGGATGCTGCTGGTCTATTTCCTGCTTAGCGGCGGGGTGACAGCAGGGCTGATGTATGCCGGGACATGCCTGGGCTACATTCAGGTGGTGGATACCCGGATGTGGATCTACCTGTGTATGGGCATTGTACTGTTCACAGTGATCATCGGCTACATCGCCGGTCAGCGGATTCAGCGGCGGATCGATCATCTGGATCTGAATATGCTGCAGGTGGCTAAGGGGAATATGTCGGTGCGGATGCCGGAGAGCGAGGACCAGTCCTTCGCACGTGTCTACCATGAGTTCAACATCATGATGGATACGGTCGAGAAGAAGATGAAGCGGCTCCAGCAGCTGGGGGAACAGGAAGTTATTGAGAAGGAAAAGGCAGCGGAGAGCGCGGTACTGGAAGAGCGCAGGCGTATGGCCCGGGATCTGCATGATACGGTGAGCCAGCAGCTGTTCGCTATTCACATGTCCGCCTCCTCGCTGCCTAAAGTGCTTGAACGCAGCGCCGAGCACGGCAGGACGGTGATGGATCAGCTGATCAGCATGTCCCAGATGGCGCAGAAGCAGATGAGGGCGCTGATCGCACAGCTGCGTCCGGTAGAGCTTGAGGGGCGTAATCTGTTCGAAGCACTGGAGAAGTGGTTCCCGGATTACTGCCGCCAGAACGGGCTCAAAGGGGTGAAGGAGCTCGAGCTGCAGGGTGAGCTGTCCGAAGCGATTGAGCATCAGCTGTTCCTGATTATTCAGGAGTCGATGGCGAATATCGTGAAGCATGCCGGCGCACGGGTGGTCAGTCTGTCCCTGCGGGAGGTGCCGCGCCAGGTCGTGCTGAGCATCAGCGATGACGGGCAGGGCTTCGAGCATGTGCAGCACAAGCAAGGCTCCTACGGGCTCACAACTATGCGTGAGCGTGCCGAGAAGCTCGGCGGCCAGGTCGAGATTATCAGCCGCAGGGGAGCGGGAACGACGATCCGCGTACATATACCAAAGTTTGTCCAAGGCCGCGCGGAGTCGGCTGCTGACGGGACTGAGGCCGATTCTGAAGAGGCTTGA
- the liaF gene encoding cell wall-active antibiotics response protein LiaF yields the protein MKRRFTSRVLGGLLLIGLGGMFLLRQMGYTDFSLSSLISTYWPVILIVMGVQRFLAPDEDRSRFSATLGGFIYLAIGVFFLGRNLDWFYYSASDFFKMLIPVMLIGGGLSVIFRPRRNTPPVPPAPPSQPGYYPPGPGKSPLDTAPPAPLESTLDQQFEQKFGKPAGSGERNWNDYLHKNEEDDGGNPLHASADTRWQEKQERQERRRQERQERQARRHGEWHEEFQDSGNDKDTTNRSAFIGDVHMGKEHFQLKRTNISQFIGDTVLDLTNAQIPYGETRINISAFVGDIKVYIPDDMDLGVAVTGSSFIGDMQVLEQSRSGFMSNVQCKTPYYKESGKKVRINVSCFIGDVKVKTVG from the coding sequence ATGAAACGAAGGTTCACCAGCCGGGTACTCGGCGGCCTGCTCCTCATCGGTCTGGGAGGAATGTTCCTGCTACGGCAGATGGGCTACACGGATTTCAGTCTGAGTTCGCTGATCTCCACCTATTGGCCCGTTATTCTGATCGTGATGGGCGTACAACGGTTTTTGGCTCCGGATGAGGATCGTTCAAGATTCTCGGCAACACTCGGCGGATTCATCTATCTGGCCATCGGGGTATTTTTCCTGGGACGGAATTTAGACTGGTTCTACTATTCGGCAAGCGATTTCTTCAAAATGCTGATTCCGGTTATGCTGATCGGCGGCGGATTATCTGTCATCTTCAGACCGCGGCGTAACACTCCGCCTGTACCTCCGGCACCGCCTTCACAGCCCGGCTACTACCCGCCTGGACCCGGCAAGAGTCCGCTGGATACAGCGCCGCCCGCTCCGCTGGAGTCCACGCTCGATCAGCAGTTCGAGCAGAAATTCGGCAAGCCGGCTGGCAGCGGAGAGCGGAACTGGAACGATTATCTGCATAAGAATGAGGAGGACGATGGCGGTAATCCGCTGCATGCCTCGGCAGATACACGCTGGCAGGAGAAGCAGGAGCGCCAGGAGCGCAGACGCCAGGAGCGTCAGGAACGGCAAGCCCGCCGTCACGGCGAATGGCATGAGGAGTTCCAGGATTCCGGGAATGATAAGGATACAACGAACCGCTCGGCTTTTATCGGCGACGTGCATATGGGCAAGGAGCATTTTCAACTGAAGCGGACCAACATTTCGCAGTTCATCGGGGATACAGTGCTGGATCTGACCAATGCGCAGATTCCTTACGGCGAGACCAGGATTAATATCTCTGCTTTTGTCGGCGACATCAAGGTATACATTCCAGATGATATGGATCTGGGCGTGGCTGTGACCGGCAGCTCGTTCATCGGTGATATGCAGGTGCTTGAGCAGTCGCGCAGCGGGTTCATGAGTAATGTGCAGTGCAAAACGCCGTATTATAAGGAATCGGGCAAGAAGGTCCGTATCAACGTCAGCTGCTTCATCGGTGACGTTAAAGTTAAAACGGTGGGTTAA
- a CDS encoding 3D domain-containing protein, giving the protein MLTAAGIFPDYVRKSAQARGMEDTAGQHGSSIQKQLPVDRQQAGSASRLGGSSRAVQPDAADKAAKPEVQAAKPKKNAVKAPGSVPVAAPAPEQIITSLKVMATGYTAGYESTGKTAKHPEYGITYSGVKVRRDKNAVSTIAADPKVLPLGSILYIPGYGYGIVADTGSAIKGRKIDLYFSTTKQVYKEWGKKSVVVQVIKRGDGKCTESMLKSLGHAIQTYNAVPQYLLEEAI; this is encoded by the coding sequence ATGCTGACCGCTGCCGGGATCTTCCCGGATTACGTGCGCAAATCGGCTCAGGCGAGAGGGATGGAAGACACTGCAGGACAGCATGGAAGCAGTATACAGAAGCAGTTACCCGTTGATCGCCAGCAGGCAGGCTCAGCATCCCGTCTTGGAGGCTCCTCTAGAGCCGTACAGCCGGATGCCGCAGACAAGGCTGCTAAGCCAGAGGTACAGGCAGCTAAACCTAAGAAGAATGCTGTTAAGGCCCCCGGCTCGGTTCCGGTAGCCGCTCCGGCTCCAGAGCAGATTATCACCTCGCTGAAAGTAATGGCGACCGGCTATACAGCCGGATACGAATCCACAGGCAAGACAGCGAAGCATCCTGAATATGGGATTACGTATTCAGGTGTTAAGGTACGGCGGGATAAGAATGCGGTATCCACAATTGCAGCGGACCCGAAGGTGCTGCCGCTGGGAAGTATTTTATATATACCGGGTTACGGATATGGAATTGTGGCCGATACCGGATCGGCAATCAAAGGACGCAAGATCGATCTCTACTTCAGCACCACCAAGCAGGTCTACAAGGAATGGGGCAAAAAGTCGGTCGTAGTTCAAGTGATCAAGCGCGGCGACGGAAAATGCACGGAAAGTATGCTGAAGAGCCTTGGCCATGCTATCCAGACTTATAATGCGGTTCCGCAATATTTGCTGGAAGAAGCTATTTAA
- the thrS gene encoding threonine--tRNA ligase, whose amino-acid sequence MSVNIKLPDGSVREYADGSSIDDVAASISSGLRKNAAAGKLNGIVVDLSTPLQEGDLVEIVTLDSPEGLEVMRHSTAHLMAQAVRRLFGTKEVKLGVGPVIEDGFYYDMDLEHPLNPEDLLKIEKEMDRIVSENLPIVRHEVSRGEALERFGELGDPYKLELIEALPEDSVITIYEQGEFFDLCRGPHLPSTAKIKVFKLMNVAGAYWRGDSKNKMLQRVYGTAWIKKAQLDEHLRLLEEAKKRDHRKLGKELEIFTFNQLVGQGLPIWLPKGAKLRSILERYIVDLEASLGYQHVYTPVLGNVELYKTSGHWEHYQEDMFPKMTIDNEEFVLRPMNCPHHMMIYKSSMHSYRDLPIRIAELGIQHRYEMSGALTGLHRVRSMTLNDSHIFCRLDQIKSEFIRVLELIKQVYSDFGIEDYRFRLSYRDPKDTEKYYANDEMWETAQRMLREVVEEAGLPFYEAEGEAAFYGPKLDVQIKTVLGKEETLSTVQIDFLLPERFELEYVGDDGQKHRPVVLHRGILGTMERFVAFLLENFAGSLPLWLSPQQVKIIPVSSAFDEYAKEVEAKLLKSGIRAEVDLRNEKMGYKIREAQLEKLPYMFVVGENEMNAGSVSIRKRGEGDIGARALQEAIDSLAQEIAGRVI is encoded by the coding sequence ATGTCAGTAAATATTAAGCTTCCGGACGGATCAGTCCGGGAATACGCAGACGGCAGCAGCATTGATGATGTAGCCGCCTCTATCAGCAGCGGACTGCGCAAGAACGCCGCAGCAGGCAAGCTCAACGGGATTGTCGTAGACCTCTCAACACCGCTGCAGGAAGGCGATCTGGTAGAGATCGTAACGCTTGATTCGCCGGAAGGTCTCGAAGTGATGCGTCACAGTACAGCTCACTTGATGGCGCAGGCAGTAAGACGTCTGTTCGGTACCAAGGAAGTGAAGCTTGGAGTCGGTCCTGTGATCGAAGACGGCTTCTATTATGATATGGATCTGGAGCATCCGCTCAATCCCGAGGATCTGCTGAAGATCGAGAAGGAAATGGACCGTATTGTCTCGGAGAATCTGCCGATTGTCCGCCATGAGGTCAGCCGGGGGGAAGCGCTGGAGCGCTTCGGCGAACTGGGTGATCCTTACAAGCTGGAGCTGATTGAAGCTCTGCCGGAAGACAGCGTAATTACCATCTATGAGCAGGGCGAATTCTTCGACCTTTGCCGTGGCCCGCACTTGCCGTCTACAGCCAAGATCAAGGTATTCAAGCTGATGAATGTGGCCGGGGCTTACTGGCGCGGAGACAGCAAGAATAAGATGCTGCAGCGTGTGTACGGCACAGCCTGGATCAAGAAGGCACAGCTGGATGAGCATCTGCGCCTGCTGGAGGAAGCGAAGAAGCGCGACCACCGGAAGCTGGGCAAGGAGCTGGAGATTTTCACCTTCAACCAGTTAGTTGGACAAGGCCTGCCGATCTGGCTGCCTAAGGGCGCGAAGCTGCGCAGTATTCTGGAGCGTTATATTGTCGATCTGGAAGCAAGTCTCGGATACCAGCATGTCTACACTCCGGTACTGGGGAACGTAGAGCTGTACAAGACTTCAGGGCACTGGGAGCATTATCAGGAAGATATGTTCCCTAAGATGACTATCGATAATGAAGAGTTCGTGCTGCGCCCGATGAACTGCCCGCACCACATGATGATCTACAAGAGCTCGATGCACAGCTACCGCGATCTGCCGATCCGTATTGCTGAGCTTGGGATTCAGCACCGTTATGAAATGTCTGGAGCCTTGACCGGTCTGCACCGCGTGCGTTCCATGACGCTGAATGACTCACATATCTTCTGCCGTCTGGACCAGATTAAGAGCGAGTTCATCCGCGTGCTGGAATTGATTAAGCAGGTATACAGCGACTTCGGGATTGAAGATTACCGGTTCCGCCTATCCTATCGTGATCCTAAGGATACTGAGAAATATTATGCCAACGACGAGATGTGGGAGACTGCACAGCGTATGCTGCGTGAGGTAGTCGAAGAAGCCGGCCTTCCGTTCTACGAAGCCGAAGGCGAAGCAGCCTTCTATGGTCCGAAGCTCGATGTGCAGATTAAGACTGTACTCGGCAAAGAAGAGACACTCTCGACCGTACAGATTGACTTCCTGCTGCCGGAGCGCTTTGAGCTGGAATATGTCGGCGACGACGGCCAAAAGCACCGTCCAGTTGTCCTGCACCGCGGGATTCTGGGAACCATGGAACGGTTCGTAGCCTTCCTGCTGGAGAACTTTGCCGGTTCACTGCCGCTCTGGTTGTCCCCGCAGCAGGTGAAGATTATTCCCGTATCGTCAGCCTTCGACGAATATGCGAAGGAAGTGGAAGCGAAGCTGCTGAAGAGCGGCATCCGTGCGGAAGTGGATTTACGCAATGAGAAGATGGGCTATAAGATCCGTGAAGCCCAGCTCGAGAAGCTGCCGTACATGTTCGTAGTCGGCGAGAACGAGATGAATGCGGGCAGCGTGTCGATCCGCAAACGCGGTGAAGGGGATATTGGTGCCCGGGCGCTGCAGGAAGCCATTGATTCGCTTGCCCAGGAAATTGCCGGACGTGTAATCTAA
- a CDS encoding toxin-antitoxin system HicB family antitoxin translates to MAAKKSFPLRIDPELHEALERWAGEEFRSVNGHIEYLLRESLKRAGRLPVKKRREEE, encoded by the coding sequence ATGGCGGCCAAAAAAAGCTTTCCGCTGCGGATCGATCCCGAGCTGCACGAAGCGCTGGAACGCTGGGCGGGAGAAGAGTTTCGCAGCGTGAACGGACATATTGAATATTTGCTGCGTGAGTCTTTGAAGCGTGCAGGCCGCTTGCCGGTTAAAAAACGCAGGGAAGAAGAATAA
- a CDS encoding SPFH domain-containing protein, whose product MKEKILHPVSGFWVIALIAICIGGGIYGAVQENVALPVILFVAAFILSTSISVVQPNKSVVVTFFGQYVGTIASSGLFAVIPFSIRKTVSLRVRNFNSVKLKVNDVEGNPIEIAAVIVFKVINSAKALFDVDKYMAFVEIQSETALRHVASKYPYDNFNETGMSLRANADEIAKELAVELQERLSLSGVEVIEARLTHLAYSTEIASTMLQRQQASAILSARQIIVEGAVSMVDMAIRQLKESGVVELDEERKAAMINNLMVAIVSERGASPVINAGSLY is encoded by the coding sequence ATGAAAGAGAAAATTTTGCATCCGGTCAGCGGTTTTTGGGTCATCGCTCTGATTGCCATTTGTATAGGCGGCGGAATTTATGGTGCGGTTCAGGAAAATGTGGCTTTGCCTGTTATTCTGTTCGTAGCGGCGTTCATTTTGAGCACAAGTATATCCGTGGTTCAGCCTAACAAATCGGTGGTAGTGACTTTTTTTGGCCAATATGTGGGTACGATTGCCTCCAGCGGGTTGTTCGCGGTCATTCCGTTCAGCATCCGTAAGACGGTATCCCTGCGGGTCCGCAACTTCAACAGCGTGAAGCTGAAGGTCAATGATGTCGAAGGTAATCCGATTGAGATTGCTGCAGTGATTGTGTTCAAGGTCATTAATTCCGCCAAAGCGCTGTTCGATGTAGATAAATATATGGCGTTTGTGGAAATTCAGAGTGAGACAGCACTGCGTCATGTGGCGAGTAAGTACCCTTACGATAACTTCAATGAGACCGGCATGTCCCTGCGGGCCAATGCTGATGAAATTGCCAAAGAGCTTGCCGTAGAGCTGCAGGAACGCTTGTCCCTATCGGGTGTAGAGGTCATTGAAGCCCGGCTGACCCATCTGGCTTACTCCACTGAGATTGCCAGCACGATGCTGCAGCGCCAGCAGGCTTCGGCCATTCTGTCCGCCCGCCAGATCATTGTGGAGGGGGCTGTCAGCATGGTCGATATGGCGATCCGTCAGCTTAAGGAGAGCGGTGTGGTTGAACTGGACGAAGAGCGTAAGGCAGCTATGATCAATAATCTGATGGTCGCGATTGTGTCCGAGCGCGGCGCGAGTCCGGTAATCAACGCCGGCTCGTTGTACTAA